A part of Crassostrea angulata isolate pt1a10 chromosome 5, ASM2561291v2, whole genome shotgun sequence genomic DNA contains:
- the LOC128183878 gene encoding 24-hydroxycholesterol 7-alpha-hydroxylase-like — MDVLSLSLGSTGLLTAVFVFLSVIYYIFSKKTQENNAPPSCKGWIPWLGCAFDFGVAPLGFIDKKRRELGPVFTLHVAGERLTFLTEAEDFHHFFQSSNVDFQRAVQDPVQNIASVSEESFMQYHTKIHDMMKGRLASSRLSDVTPHLIQQFKGKIQSIFGDEGEGDLHDLVRKTMYAGVINNLFGDNTLPVDDPKEFEKICQHFIVFDEQFEYGARLPPMFIRDWSTAKQYLLSKFRGVVPKLQNEKTQGNQTVLQSLVSITDKPHAPNYALMLLWAALANAVPITFWALSMILSNKRVLEKLQKQVDDTLGNTPEEKWEFNEEFFKKMPYLKSCVMEAIRLHSVGVITRRVMTSFTVREYVIPKGDMLMVSPFWSHRNPKYFPEPDTFNPDRWNTSDLEKNLYLEGFIAFGGGRYQCPGRWYALMELQMFIALLLFKYKVNALSDHVPSPSLKHVVGTQQPSKPFLISYKTKAS, encoded by the exons ATGGATGTGCTTTCGCTTTCGCTTGGTTCCACTGGTCTTTTAACTGCAGTTTTTGTCTTCCTTTCGGTCATTTACTACATTTTCTCAAAGAAAACACAAGAAAATAATGCTCCACCATCTTGTAAAGGTTGGATTCCGTGGCTTGGATGCGCGTTTGATTTCGGAGTTGCTCCTCTCGGTTTCATTGATAAAAAGAGGAGGGAG CTAGGCCCTGTATTCACTCTGCATGTTGCCGGAGAGAGACTGACTTTTCTGACGGAGGCTGAAGATTTCCACCATTTCTTTCAGTCCTCCAATGTAGATTTCCAGAGAGCTGTGCAAGATCCGGTGCAAAATATTG CTTCTGTAAGTGAGGAGTCATTCATGCAGTACCACACCAAGATCCATGACATGATGAAAGGGAGGCTAGCCTCGTCACGCCTGAGTGATGTCACACCTCATCTCATTCAGCAGTTCAAGGGAAAGATACAGTCGATATTTGGAGATGAAG gGGAAGGAGATTTACATGATTTGGTTAGAAAAACAATGTATGCTGGTGTCATTAACAACTTGTTTGGTGACAACACACTCCCAGTGGATGACCCAAAG GAATTTGAGAAAATCTGTCAGCACTTTATCGTATTTGATGAACAGTTTGAGTATGGAGCGAGACTCCCACCCATGTTTATCAG aGATTGGTCAACAGCAAAACAGTATCTGTTGTCAAAGTTCAGAGGAGTAGTCCCAAAGCTACAGAATGAGAAAACACAAGGAAATCAG acAGTTTTGCAATCTCTGGTCAGCATAACAGACAAACCTCATGCTCCAAACTATGCTTTAATGCTGTTGTGGGCTGCTTTGGCCAATGCTGTTCCT ataACATTTTGGGCACTATCCATGATTTTGAGCAACAAGAGAGTTCTCGAAAAACTTCAGAAGCAAGTTGATGACACATTGGGAAACACTCCAG AGGAGAAATGGGAATTCAACGAAGAGTTCTTCAAGAAAATGCCGTACCTTAAGAGTTGTGTGATGGAAGCGATTCGTTTACATTCCGTGGGAGTCATTACACGGAGAGTGATGACATCATTTACGGTCAGA gAGTATGTGATACCAAAAGGTGATATGCTGATGGTGTCTCCATTTTGGAGTCATAGAAATCCAAAGTATTTCCCAGAGCCTGACACTTTTAATCCG GATCGGTGGAATACTTCAGACCTTGAGAAAAACTTGTACTTGGAGGGCTTCATCGCATTTGGAGGCGGACGTTACCAATGTCCGGGAAG GTGGTATGCCCTAATGGAGCTCCAGATGTTCATCGCCCTGCTCCTCTTCAAGTACAAAGTCAATGCCTTGTCCGACCATGTGCCTTCACCG aGTTTAAAACATGTAGTTGGGACACAACAACCTTCAAAGCCATTCCTAATCTCTTACAAAACAAAGGCTAGCTAA
- the LOC128183873 gene encoding triadin-like yields the protein MNDAISELRKRGKKKSKIEQLLLVDHSNIYFENERLAERLAKLLDELHKDKHRQEMLRNIEIQELKREIDSLQAMKEASSAQTKKFLQSLENYYTGLSAIPKPEKKVRPHTTGSYFKKSRAKSEEREAAEKTKIRARAHSANKHEDSGSENEFERATKRERKEKRAAKDNNKNNDVPQGEKKPKKLKYPEDWYTTVLPASDNCLKKVRQQYRREQTAPTFSVSKNSKKKSEKSKESTSAKPHPSTAIGQRGQSREKTADMKQRAQSNAPQGGDRKSSTATAGGKSDIEEQMESKSRIKLMCQQKAKPVLMSLRQMRELTGMDGNNDGMPNKRQEKLDHQIQETKVKFVSLTQRVKTFVKELDAKIAQDLEDTKPKELESHHNDMYAGILPPDQIEVPS from the coding sequence ATGAACGATGCAATATCTGAGTTGAGGAAACGCGGGAAGAAGAAAAGTAAAATAGAACAGCTTCTCTTAGTGGACCATAGCAACATTTATTTCGAAAATGAGCGCCTTGCCGAACGTCTCGCCAAATTACTGGATGAACTCCATAAGGACAAGCATCGACAGGAAATGCTTAGAAACATTGAGATCCAGGAACTCAAGCGAGAAATCGACAGCCTGCAGGCTATGAAAGAAGCTTCATCCGCACAGACCAAAAAGTTCTTGCAATCTCTTGAAAACTACTACACAGGGTTAAGTGCAATACCAAAGCCTGAGAAAAAAGTTCGACCTCATACGACCGGAAGTTATTTCAAGAAATCACGTGCTAAATCGGAAGAGAGGGAAGCGGcggaaaaaacaaaaattcgcGCGAGAGCGCACAGTGCGAATAAGCACGAGGATTCGGGAAGTGAAAACGAATTCGAGAGGGCAACGAAGCGTGAAAGGAAGGAGAAGCGTGCAGCAAAAgacaataacaaaaataacgACGTACCACAAGGCGAGAAGAAGCCCAAGAAGCTAAAGTACCCAGAAGACTGGTATACGACTGTGCTTCCTGCCTCAGACAATTGTTTAAAGAAAGTGCGCCAGCAATATCGGAGAGAACAGACTGCCCCAACCTTTTCTGTATCAAAAAACTCAAAGAAAAAATCAGAAAAGTCAAAAGAGAGTACTAGCGCGAAACCGCATCCGAGTACCGCCATAGGACAACGCGGACAAAGTCGTGAGAAGACCGCAGACATGAAACAGAGGGCCCAATCGAACGCTCCCCAGGGCGGCGACCGGAAATCCTCCACTGCAACGGCTGGAGGTAAGTCCGACATTGAGGAACAAATGGAGTCGAAATCGCGTATCAAACTCATGTGTCAGCAAAAAGCGAAACCGGTGTTGATGTCCTTGAGACAGATGAGAGAGTTGACAGGAATGGATGGAAATAATGATGGTATGCCCAATAAACGGCAGGAGAAGTTGGACCATCAGATACAAGAGACCAAGGTTAAATTTGTGTCTCTGACTCAAAGAGTCAAGACGTTCGTTAAAGAACTCGATGCCAAAATTGCTCAAGATCTAGAAGACACTAAACCAAAGGAGCTTGAATCTCACCATAATGATATGTACGCTGGTATCTTACCTCCCGATCAAATTGAAGTACCGAGTTAG